The sequence below is a genomic window from Candidatus Sysuiplasma jiujiangense.
CGTGAACATCAACGGCTTCAGGACCGCAATAAATGCCGCCGTAAAGAACAGGTGCAGCAGATTTGTGTACGCCTCAAGTGCCGCGATCTATCTGGATTCCTTTTCCGAGGGCAGCGTCATTCCGTTCAGCATGCAGTCAAATCACTATGCAAAAACGAAGATGATGAACGAGATGATCGCCAGGACATACGCAGAGGTTTTCGGGGTCAGCACGCTCGGCCTGCGCTATTTCAATGTGTACGGGAGCGGTGAAAACCGGAAGGGGAATTACGCAAGCATCATGTCACAGTTCATTTCGGCATCCATGGCCGGGAAAAAACTGGAAGTCTACGGCGACGGAACACAGGCAAGAGATTTCATACATGTCTCGGATGTGGCCAGAATAACGCTGATGCTTTCATCCTCACCCCTGACCGGGGCTGTCAATGTCGGAACGGGCAGAACCATAGAATACGGACGGATCGCGGATATAATCGACGGAAAAAACAAGGAGTTTGTGAAGAATCCGCTATCAAGCTATCAGCAACTCACCAGGGCAGATACAGGGCTTCTCCGCACTGTCATAGGGGATTACAATTTCGTTGAGGTTGAAGATGGAATAAGGAAGCTCACCAGGGAGATGCGGGCCGCAACCGGTTAAAACAACGGGCCCTGGCAAGGAGCACTCTAACCGGCACGTTCAATTTTTAGCCTGTGATGAAGGGGGAGACTGCCCGGTGCCGGAAGGAACTGCGTCCTTTCTGTCTGAAGGTGCTTTGTCTGCAGGCGTCTGGACAGGCGGCGCAACAGCCTTCTGCTGCGGTTTCGGCGCAACCGGCGGCGGTGCGTTCATTTCCCTGATTTTCAGTTCGAAATCATCAACACCCAGGTTTGCAATCCAGTCGACAAACATGCCCGTCAGCCCTTTTGCTCCGGGAACCACCCTTATACCTGCGGATCGGAGCGCGGCGGCCGTGTCCTCCGAGATGGAGTTTGCCACGACTACATCCACCTTCAGCTTTCGGGCAATAGATATCCATTTTTCCGGCTGTGGAGGGGAAGGGAAACCGGTCCTGACCAGTGTGCCCGCTACAGTACCGTCTATTATTTCTGCGACAGTATAATATCTTGATTTTTCGAATTCTCTGGAAATGTTGCTTATCAAACCTGTCTCACTTTCCGAAGGAAGCAGCACGTTCATCTTACAGCCTCACACTCCATGCGCCGGCAGCGCTGGTATAGTAGACAGGGTGTTTACTTAAATGTGTCGAGAACATGTCTGCCGGCAGATAAACCACATGCCTGACATGTTGGCAATGTGCTGACAAAGTGGCACATGTTTTCCACCGGCCTGCCGCGGCGGTTTTTGAGAACTGCCCTAAATCAGTGGCATTGCACAGCCCTACCTGCCGGGTTGAGACTGCAAACCGCAACGCCTTCATGAACAGACGGCCATGAGCAGAAGACTGATATCGCGGGCTCATGCCACTCTGTCGCACAACTGAATTCACAAAATTGACAACAGTTTTAAGTTACATGCCGTTAAGACACCCGGGTGACAGGGCTTGAAGATAGTTGTTCTAGTGAAGGCAGTACCTGAAGTCAGGAACGTCAGACTGTCAATAAAGGGAAATGACATTGACAAAGGCGAGCTGAACTACGTCATAAACGAACAGGATGATTACGCACTCGAGGAGGGATTGAAGCTGAAAGAGAAGAGCAGAGGGGACGTCACTGTCGTGATGCTCGGGGAGGAGTCTGCCAGGAAAGGAGTTACGCAGGTAATGCGCCAGTGCTATGCAAAGGGGGCTGACATCGGCATAATGCTGCTGCATCCGTCATATGGCGAATGGGATGATGCCGTAAAGGCGAGAATTATCGCAAAAATCGTTTCGGAACTGAGCCCGGATGTTGTTCTGTGCGGTTCGCAATCGTCCGATACCGCCTCAAGCAGGCTCGGCCCCATGGTTGCAGAGTTGACTGGAATACCGCATGCGACACTCATAACTTCGCTGGAAACTGACGCTGAGAAGGCATTCAGGGTGAGAAGAGACCTGGAGCAGGGAGTTCAGGAAGTCGTTCACATCCAGATTCCCTGCCTTGTAAGCACCCAGACTGGAATAAACACGCCGAGATACGCATCGCTGAGCAGGATCATTGCAGCGACCAAAAAGGAAATCAGGCAGCCAAATCTGTCTGAACTGAAGATTTCAGACGCGGACCTGGAGAAGTGGAACAGAGTCAGGAGGACTTCCATTTCGTTCCCCGAAGAAAAGTCATCCAGCGCACTGATACTGCAGGGAAAGCCGGAGGAAGAGGCGCAGCAGCTGGTCAGGATGCTGCGGGAAAAGGGGCTTCTTCAGAGGTGATGCTGTTGGGCAGAATAATTGTGGTTGCCGAGCAGAGAGATGACGTGCTGAAGGATGCTACGCTTGAGAACATAACACTTGCCAGGAAACTCGCAGGCGGGAACGGCAGAGTGGCCGTACTGCTCATGGGAGACGCGCTGTCGTCGAGTGTAAGAACATTATCGGAGGTGGATGCGGATGAACTGCTCATCGTCAGGAACGGCATGCTCAGGAATTACACCTATGATGCCTACAAATTTGCAATAAGCAGGGTAGTCAGTGAAAAAGAATTCGACTTGATCATTGCGCCGTACACCTCGCTGGGAATGGATCTCTACCCGGGGCTTTCGGTTGCAATCGATGTTCCTCTGGTCTCCGATTGCACGGGTGCGGAAATAAAGGATGGCGTTGTCGTCGCCAGGAGACAGCTCTATGGAGGGAAACTGGAGGCTGATTTCAGTGTCGAAGGCAGATGCATCCTGACTGCCAGACCCGGCATCAGCAAACCGTGCGGCGGCGGAAGACCGGAAACAACCGAACTGAACATAGATATGGAAAGCGTGAAGGCAAGAACACGTGTGGAAGGATATGAAATTCCGCCCAGGGAGGACGTCGATATAGAGAAGGCGAAGATCATAGTCTCCGTCGGAAGAGGGATAGAAAAGAAGGAGAATCTGCCTGCATTCGAGGAGCTGGTAAAGGAGATAGACGGAGCAGTGCTTGCCGGCTCGAGACCGGTAATAGACAGCGGCTGGCTTCCGAAAGGCAGGCAGGTTGGCGTTTCAGGCAAGACCGTAAAGCCGAAGCTTTACATGGCATTCGGGATAAGCGGAGCGATACAGCACCTTTCCGGCATGTCCGGCAGCGATTTTATTGTTGCCGTCAACAAGGACAGAGATGCGCCGATTTTCAAGGTCGCAAATGTGGGCATAGTGGACGACATATTCAAGGTCGCGCCGGCACTGGTCAAGGAACTTAAGAAATGACTGTGACTTCTACAAGACACGCAGTGCAGCCCGATGAAAAGAGCGAAATCGCAGAGGAATGCACTGCGTCGGATCGCGCTGCCGCCTCAGGCACTTGCGGCTGTTTACTGAAATCCAGACCGGCCCCAGGCTCCATATCCGGGGCTGCACTGATACGCTGGGTGAAAATACACACGCTCGTTAGGTAACCAGTGAAGGGAGGGTGGCAACAGTTATGAAGAATGATGCAGGTATGGCCGGGATGATGAAGATTACTGTAGTGCAGTGGAGTCCTTCGTTTGGAAAAAAACAGCTGAACTGGGCGAGGATGGAAGAATTCTCGCGCCGGTGCGACTCGGATATAATTGTTTTTCCGGAACTATATTCGTCCGGATACAATTTTGACAGCCGGGAAGAAATAATTCCCCATTCGGATACCGTCGGGGCGCTGTCCGGTCTTGCAGAGATATCTGCAGGCAACGGAAAGCTGATTGCTGGAGGTTTTTCAGAACTAGACGGAAGGCGTGTGTTCGATTCCGCATTTGCCATATCGGAGGGCAAAGTAGACATTTACAGAAAAATACATCTCTGGGCGAAGGAGACGCAGATATTCGACGAGGGGATCGAAAGCCTGATCGTCAGCTATGGCGATGCGAAAGTAGGCATCGAGATCTGCTACGATCTTCAGTTTCCGGAACTGGCGCGTCTCATGCTTTCAGGCGGCGCAGACATAATACTCTGCCCCATGGCATGGGCGGAAGAGCCCACATACATGGATCGGGAAACGCCTTCCTTTGTTCATCTTGCAATCGCCCAGTCATTTTCCAACGGCGTGTTCACAGCGATAGCTAACAGGGTCGGAACTGAGCGTGGTGCAGTATTTGAAGGACACAGCGGAGTGGCCGATCCGTACGGAAATTTCAGCGGATTGAAGAGAGGTGAAGGCGAAATTACGGTCGAAATGGATCTTTCAGCTGTTGAAAAGGCAAGAAGACCCAATGTCTACAACAATCTGGATAAAGACAGAAGACTGAAGGTTTCCCTGTGAACTGCGCATCAGGCAAAACGGGAAAGAACCCTTTCAAATCTTGAGAGCATCTCCGTATTTTCGTCCGGACTCCTTATGGTCAGCCTGAGGCAATTTCCATAATCGGGGTCTGAGATGCGCTTGAAATAAACACCGTCAGATTCAAGTGCGTCCGCGATCATATCGCGCCCGGGGCCAACTTCGGCCAGCACGAAGTTGGCGTCGCTGTCAAATGTGGCGATCCCCAGCGCCCGCAGCCGTTCCCTTACTCTTGTCCTTTCCCGGCCCACAAGCTCTCTTATCTTCTTTACGTACGGCTGGTCCTTTACAGCCTCGGCTGCAAGTTTCTGTGAAACGGTTGAAACATTGAACGGATTTTTCACTTTTCGCATCTGACCGGCAATTTCAGGGACCGAGATACTGTAGCCAATCCTGAAATTGGTCAGACCATAGATCTTGGAAAATGTCCTTACCACCACAAGATTTGGGAAATTTTGTATGTGAGGAACAAGCGTCACGCCCGCGTATTCTGAATACGCCTCATCCACAACCATAATACCCCGGAAAGAGGCGAGCAGCTCGAGTATACGTTCAACCGGGAATAGCGTCCCTACAGGGTTATTAGGGTTCGATATAACATACAATTTCGAGCCGGCATCGGCGGGAAACGGAATCACCGGCGGCTTTCCCAGCCTCTGATGCACCGCTTTCGCGGAACTGATCAGTGCAAAGTGATCATACATGAAATATGAGGGTGTAGGAATACACACAACATCCCCGGGATTTACGAATACCCGGAAAATCATGTCTATTATTTCATCTGCACCTGCACCCACGACAACGCACTCTTCCGCAACATTTTCATTGGCAGCAATCAGTTTCCGCAGCTCGGATGCATTTTGATCCGGATAATATCCTGATTCAGCGTCGCCGCCTATTATGTCAACTACCCTGGAATCCATGATTTTACGGACTGCCGGCGAAGGACCAAACGGGCTTGTGTTGTCGTTGAACTTTAGCTTCCCGCTGCCGCGGGGATAAAAATAGGTCTCTTCCTCTGCCCTGATCACGCTGTCTCGTGCCAGTTTCCTTATTCTTGTCTGGATGTCTATGTATTTCACCCTGGAAATGTGGTTCTGCCTGATACTGCCGCCATGCAGGAGCTTCACTGGGGGTACCGGAGGTTTTACCTCCGCGCCGGCTTTGTCTTCTTTTCAAGTCTTGCAGACTGCAGGCTCATCATTTCATATATCAGATTGGCCGCAGTCATGGCAGTCAGTTCACTGACATCATACGGCGGCGAGACCTCGACTACGTCGAAACCGGCGATATCGATGTCCATTCTGCGCAGAAATTCCAGTATTTCAAAACCGCCGAAACCTCCGATTTCCGGCGTTCCCGTCCCCGGCGCTGTTCCCGGATCGACAACGTCAATGTCAATCGAAACATACGTTTTTCCTTTGAGGGAATTTATACGCCTCAGCACCCTGTCGGGCGAGTACTTGACCTCCCGGATATTAAAACTGGAAATACCGAGTTTATCAGGCTGTTCCAGATCTTCGTGAGAGAAAAGGGAACCCCTGATCCCAACCTGAATTATATCCTTGAGAAGATTTTCCTCTGCGGCCCTTCTGAGCCAGGTGCCATGCGTGTACTTTTTACCCCAGTAAGAATCCCAGAAGTCATAGTGCGAATCAAAATGAACAAGGTTTACCCTGCCGTATTCACCATGCATTGATCGAAGGACCGGAAGAGTTATCGAGTGGTCTCCTCCCCCTATGTAGGGAATGGTCTTTTTACCCGCTATGATTCCGGATATCTCTTTCTGGACCACCTCCATTGTATCGGAGATGTAACCGGGAATAATGTCTATGTCCCCATAGTCTGCCGCATTCAGCGTGTCAAATGGATACGTGCCGACAAAGGGGTTATACGGCCTCAGAAGTCTGGACCCCTGGCGTATCGCGGAGGGGCCGAACCTCGCACCGGTCCTGTAGGTTGTTCCGTCATCAAACGGTATGCCGACAAACAATGCCTTAATGTCATCCAGATCGCGTGTGACTGGCAGCCTTGCGAATGTGGACACCTGCGTGAATCTCGGGGATTTCAATGCATCTATCTGTCTCATGACAATGGGATGCCGCAGTTGATATTAAAGAATTCTGTGATTCAT
It includes:
- a CDS encoding electron transfer flavoprotein subunit beta/FixA family protein yields the protein MKIVVLVKAVPEVRNVRLSIKGNDIDKGELNYVINEQDDYALEEGLKLKEKSRGDVTVVMLGEESARKGVTQVMRQCYAKGADIGIMLLHPSYGEWDDAVKARIIAKIVSELSPDVVLCGSQSSDTASSRLGPMVAELTGIPHATLITSLETDAEKAFRVRRDLEQGVQEVVHIQIPCLVSTQTGINTPRYASLSRIIAATKKEIRQPNLSELKISDADLEKWNRVRRTSISFPEEKSSSALILQGKPEEEAQQLVRMLREKGLLQR
- a CDS encoding histidinol-phosphate aminotransferase family protein, giving the protein MKLLHGGSIRQNHISRVKYIDIQTRIRKLARDSVIRAEEETYFYPRGSGKLKFNDNTSPFGPSPAVRKIMDSRVVDIIGGDAESGYYPDQNASELRKLIAANENVAEECVVVGAGADEIIDMIFRVFVNPGDVVCIPTPSYFMYDHFALISSAKAVHQRLGKPPVIPFPADAGSKLYVISNPNNPVGTLFPVERILELLASFRGIMVVDEAYSEYAGVTLVPHIQNFPNLVVVRTFSKIYGLTNFRIGYSISVPEIAGQMRKVKNPFNVSTVSQKLAAEAVKDQPYVKKIRELVGRERTRVRERLRALGIATFDSDANFVLAEVGPGRDMIADALESDGVYFKRISDPDYGNCLRLTIRSPDENTEMLSRFERVLSRFA
- the speB gene encoding agmatinase, coding for MRQIDALKSPRFTQVSTFARLPVTRDLDDIKALFVGIPFDDGTTYRTGARFGPSAIRQGSRLLRPYNPFVGTYPFDTLNAADYGDIDIIPGYISDTMEVVQKEISGIIAGKKTIPYIGGGDHSITLPVLRSMHGEYGRVNLVHFDSHYDFWDSYWGKKYTHGTWLRRAAEENLLKDIIQVGIRGSLFSHEDLEQPDKLGISSFNIREVKYSPDRVLRRINSLKGKTYVSIDIDVVDPGTAPGTGTPEIGGFGGFEILEFLRRMDIDIAGFDVVEVSPPYDVSELTAMTAANLIYEMMSLQSARLEKKTKPARR
- a CDS encoding NAD-dependent epimerase/dehydratase family protein, whose amino-acid sequence is MSKKIFITGVCGFIGTHLAAMAAEMGYDVSGLAHCDKAIRDAEITVGDIRDAATVENASRDCDYFIHLAAVTSNVEFEKNTDYSVDVNINGFRTAINAAVKNRCSRFVYASSAAIYLDSFSEGSVIPFSMQSNHYAKTKMMNEMIARTYAEVFGVSTLGLRYFNVYGSGENRKGNYASIMSQFISASMAGKKLEVYGDGTQARDFIHVSDVARITLMLSSSPLTGAVNVGTGRTIEYGRIADIIDGKNKEFVKNPLSSYQQLTRADTGLLRTVIGDYNFVEVEDGIRKLTREMRAATG
- a CDS encoding electron transfer flavoprotein subunit alpha/FixB family protein; the encoded protein is MGRIIVVAEQRDDVLKDATLENITLARKLAGGNGRVAVLLMGDALSSSVRTLSEVDADELLIVRNGMLRNYTYDAYKFAISRVVSEKEFDLIIAPYTSLGMDLYPGLSVAIDVPLVSDCTGAEIKDGVVVARRQLYGGKLEADFSVEGRCILTARPGISKPCGGGRPETTELNIDMESVKARTRVEGYEIPPREDVDIEKAKIIVSVGRGIEKKENLPAFEELVKEIDGAVLAGSRPVIDSGWLPKGRQVGVSGKTVKPKLYMAFGISGAIQHLSGMSGSDFIVAVNKDRDAPIFKVANVGIVDDIFKVAPALVKELKK